One genomic segment of Helianthus annuus cultivar XRQ/B chromosome 14, HanXRQr2.0-SUNRISE, whole genome shotgun sequence includes these proteins:
- the LOC110906693 gene encoding uncharacterized protein LOC110906693 — protein MVLMGIRKDLAPEQRGNRIYLPPACYNTSKEEKRRFCECLHGIKVPSTYSANIKRLVSMKDCKLLGMKSHDCHVLMTHMIPIAIRGLLPDNIRHTITKLCLFFNNIHSKVIDLEALDQWQKDIYVTLCELEMYFPPSFFDIMVHLISHIVQEIKACGPVFLRYMYPFERYMGILKGYVRNHYRPEGSIVEGYTSEEVIEFCQGYMEGVESVGVPTTRHSGRLEGKGVVGIRTIMPSHEDVQVAHLVVLKHMACLAPYVNEHMDMLRSRYPGKEEIWYVNNHNKELSRWMRRKVTETNVDKTVKRFGQGPSYRVKSYQGYDINGYTFYTKDQDQKSTMQNSGVTIIASTTEFDRQHHDTMIRIAEKSYYGVIQEIWELDYYDFTIPVFRCKWVNNRTGVKIDKYGFTLVDLKTNGYASEPFVLAKHVTQVFFVKDPSKPTYHIVLQGKRRILGVDDVVDEEEYDHFDDLPPFSVGIESHNYDNINRTTYLRSDTEGIYVD, from the exons ATGGTATTGATGGGAATACGTAAAGATCTTGCCCCGGAACAAAGAGGCAATCGTATTTATCTACCACCTGCTTGTTACAATAcatcaaaagaagaaaaaagaaggtTTTGTGAATGTTTACATGGTATTAAGGTTCCATCAACTTATTCTGCAAACATTAAAAGACTGGTGTCGATGAAAGACTGTAAATTGCTTGGAATGAAGTCTCATGATTGTCATGTTTTAATGACACATATGATTCCTATCGCAATTCGTGGATTGTTGCCCGATAACATCCGACATACAATCACAAAGTTGTGTTTGTTTTTTAACAACATTCACTCAAAGGTTATTGATTTAGAAGCTTTGGACCAATGGCAAAAAGACATTTATGTCACCCTTTGTGAACTGGAGATGTACTTTCCGCCCTCATTTTTCGATATAATGGTTCACTTAATATCTCACATCGTACAAGAGATTAAGGCTTGTGGTCCTGTATTTCTACGATACATGTATCCTTTTGAAAGATATATGGGTATCTTAAAAGGTTATGTAAGAAACCATTATCGACCTGAGGGCAGCATTGTTGAAGGGTATACTTCTGAAGAGGTGATTGAGTTCTGCCAAG GCTATATGGAAGGTGTCGAAAGTGTTGGTGTTCCTACAACTCGTCATTCAGGGCGACTTGAAGGTAAGGGAGTAGTTGGTATTAGAACAATCATGCCAAGTCATGAAGATGTACAAGTTGCACATTTAGTGGTCCTAAAACACATGGCATGTCTTGCTCCATATGTTAATGAACACATGGACATGTTACGGTCGAGATACCCGGGTAAAGAAGAAATATGGTACGTAAACAATCATAACAAAGAGTTGTCGAGATGGATGAGAAGGAAGGTAACGGAGACTAATGTTGATAAAACTGTGAAAAGGTTTGGACAGGGTCCAAGTTATAGAGTTAAATCTTACCAAGGGTACGACATTAACGGTTATACGTTTTACACCAAAGATCAAGATCAAAAAAGTACAATGCAGAATAGTGGGGTTACAATAATAGCATCAACGACAGAATTCGATAGACAACATCATGATACAATGATAAGAATCGCCGAAAAATCTTATTACGGTGTAATACAAGAAATATGGGAATTGGACTATTATGATTTCACTATTCCTGTGTTCAGATGTAAGTGGGTGAATAACCGGACAGGTGTTAAAATTGACAAATATGGCTTTACACTTGTCGACCTTAAAACTAATGGTTATGCATCTGAACCATTCGTTCTTGCGAAACATGTCACACAAGTTTTCTTTGTCAAGGACCCGAGCAAACCAACGTACCACATCGTCCTGCAAGGTAAACGACGTATTCTTGGTGTTGATGACGTTGTTGACGAGGAAGAATACGACCACTTTGATGATCTACCACCATTTTCAGTCGGCATTG